The following proteins are encoded in a genomic region of Burkholderia cepacia:
- a CDS encoding TolC family protein yields the protein MRRPEPPAASIAVATLATAVALAGCATSSIDLAPEAPDRPWQPQTSAAGDIVPGPPRASAQGAHDYTLPASPALASISPPAALDTAHPYTLPELIDLAESANPLTRIAWNDARNAALAVGLAKAAYLPRLSATAMGAYQTSHGSTSTILGDSSSDTTVHGTISALSLQWLLFDFGGRAARVEAAEQASIASNVAFTAVHQQVIHDVTVGYYRYEAARSRAVSAQQGLANADAILAASRARLKHGVGTVVELAQATQNRAQANLALVQANGAESDSYLALVSALGISPLSKPTIAALPKRPLPPALGSSVDAIVSDAIARRPDLQGAFALEKANRAKIKAAEAAFMPKIFLSASTSYASGGTAISALPAIGDQAPTVNLNGSRYGGGVFLGVTIPLYDGGLRSAVLMQARNDAQSASARLTRTKEEAVRQVVAAQNAVQTSLASHDAAKALVDAAQTSYDAALTAYRSGVGSVTDATIAQSQLLAARNAEVDSYAGALSAAAALALATGTIGAAQ from the coding sequence ATGCGTCGACCTGAACCGCCGGCCGCCTCGATCGCCGTAGCCACCCTCGCGACCGCCGTCGCGCTGGCCGGCTGCGCGACGTCGTCGATCGACCTGGCGCCGGAGGCACCCGACCGCCCGTGGCAGCCGCAAACGTCGGCCGCAGGCGACATCGTGCCGGGCCCGCCGCGCGCGTCCGCGCAAGGCGCGCACGACTACACGCTGCCCGCGTCGCCGGCGCTCGCGTCGATCTCGCCGCCAGCCGCGCTCGATACCGCGCATCCGTACACGCTGCCGGAGCTGATCGATCTCGCCGAATCGGCGAATCCGCTGACGCGCATCGCATGGAACGACGCGCGCAACGCGGCGCTCGCGGTCGGTCTCGCCAAGGCCGCCTACTTGCCGCGCCTGTCGGCGACCGCGATGGGCGCGTACCAGACGAGCCACGGCTCGACGTCGACGATCCTCGGCGATTCGTCGAGCGACACCACCGTGCACGGCACGATTTCGGCGCTGTCGCTGCAATGGCTGCTGTTCGATTTCGGCGGCCGCGCGGCGCGCGTCGAAGCGGCCGAACAGGCGTCGATCGCATCGAACGTCGCGTTCACCGCCGTGCACCAGCAGGTGATCCACGACGTGACCGTCGGCTACTACCGCTATGAAGCCGCGCGCTCGCGCGCCGTCAGCGCACAGCAGGGCCTCGCGAACGCGGATGCGATCCTCGCGGCATCGCGCGCGCGGCTCAAGCACGGTGTCGGCACGGTCGTCGAGCTCGCGCAGGCGACGCAGAACCGCGCACAGGCGAACCTCGCGCTCGTGCAGGCGAACGGCGCGGAAAGCGACAGCTACCTCGCGCTCGTCTCCGCGCTCGGCATCTCGCCGCTGTCGAAGCCGACGATCGCCGCGCTGCCGAAGCGGCCGCTGCCGCCCGCGCTCGGCTCGTCGGTCGATGCAATCGTGTCGGACGCGATCGCGCGCCGCCCCGACCTGCAGGGCGCGTTTGCGCTCGAAAAGGCCAATCGCGCGAAGATCAAGGCCGCCGAGGCCGCGTTCATGCCGAAGATCTTCCTGTCCGCGTCCACGTCGTACGCGAGCGGTGGCACGGCCATCTCCGCGCTGCCCGCGATCGGCGACCAGGCGCCGACCGTCAACCTGAACGGCAGCCGCTACGGCGGCGGCGTGTTCCTCGGCGTGACGATCCCGCTGTACGACGGCGGCCTGCGCTCGGCCGTGCTGATGCAGGCGCGCAACGATGCGCAAAGCGCGTCCGCGCGCCTCACGCGGACCAAGGAGGAAGCCGTGCGCCAGGTCGTCGCCGCGCAGAACGCGGTGCAGACGAGCCTCGCGTCGCACGACGCGGCCAAGGCGCTCGTCGATGCCGCGCAGACGAGCTACGACGCGGCGCTGACCGCTTACCGGAGCGGCGTCGGCTCGGTCACCGACGCGACGATCGCGCAAAGCCAGCTGCTCGCGGCCCGGAACGCGGAGGTCGACAGCTATGCCGGCGCGCTGTCGGCCGCTGCCGCGCTCGCGCTCGCGACGGGCACGATCGGCGCCGCGCAGTAG
- a CDS encoding FUSC family protein — protein sequence MALPAADVRAPGPREVLRLLAPFPGRTAIAVRVALICALTALVTAAYGTPEAALSAYVVFFMIRADRVTSVVLAAALLLIVTIVIGLVLGIAIFSIDYSILRVACMAVLSVALLYLTSASKLRPVGAILAMIVGFGLDQLGLAPFGEAATRALLYIWLTIAIPVGVAIVVNLLIAPSPRKLVHAQLAKRLRLAARRLRGDDDARAAFDTSLREGDKQLLTWLKLSKLEGSSTAADVAALRQAIASSTVLMVGVALADREPDARLPDAFAAPIAATLDDMAAILERGGYPVDVTLALPPADALPPLARIAATDLHAAITRFAEPGATVPPADAATEASASAAPAAPAAPPEAPTAAPAPAPSGGFFLPDARTNPDHIRYALKTTAAAIFCYLLYSQLDWSGIHTCVVTCYIVSLGSTAETVEKLTLRIFGCMVGALLGTAALVFVVPALSSVGHLMALVFAGAWLSAWIAFGSPRIAYAGFQIAFAFFLCVIQGAGPGFDLTIARDRTIGILLGNVVVYLVFTRIWPVSIGKQIDVAFAALLDQWRRIAQIAQPAERRALAAEAFARHGAIAQELSLVHYEPSWVRPAATWLATRRRALAELGAIEGPLFLLAERKPGDTAIGAQLARVTEPRDDEATPPPNPAPSAPPPRAAPTDPARDALLNLIDSRLAQIADAARQATPKEPAPHAST from the coding sequence ATGGCACTGCCTGCCGCTGACGTTCGCGCGCCGGGCCCGCGCGAAGTCCTGCGACTGCTCGCGCCGTTTCCGGGGCGCACGGCCATCGCCGTGCGCGTCGCGCTGATCTGCGCGCTGACCGCGCTTGTGACGGCCGCGTACGGCACGCCCGAAGCCGCCCTTTCCGCGTACGTCGTGTTCTTCATGATCCGCGCCGACCGCGTGACGAGCGTCGTGCTCGCGGCCGCGCTGCTGCTGATCGTCACGATCGTGATCGGGCTCGTGCTCGGCATCGCGATCTTCAGCATCGACTATTCGATCCTGCGGGTCGCGTGCATGGCCGTGCTGTCGGTCGCCCTCCTGTACCTCACTTCCGCCAGCAAGCTGCGACCGGTGGGCGCGATCCTCGCGATGATCGTCGGCTTCGGGCTCGACCAGCTCGGCCTCGCACCGTTCGGCGAAGCCGCGACGCGCGCACTGCTCTATATCTGGTTGACGATCGCGATCCCCGTCGGCGTGGCGATCGTCGTCAACCTGCTGATCGCGCCGTCGCCGCGCAAGCTCGTGCACGCGCAGCTCGCGAAGCGGCTGCGGCTCGCCGCGCGGCGACTGCGCGGCGACGACGACGCGCGTGCCGCGTTCGACACGAGCCTGCGTGAAGGCGACAAGCAGTTGCTCACGTGGCTCAAGCTGTCGAAGCTCGAAGGCTCGTCGACCGCCGCCGACGTCGCGGCGCTGCGGCAGGCCATCGCGTCGAGCACCGTGCTGATGGTCGGCGTCGCGCTGGCCGATCGCGAACCGGACGCGCGGCTGCCCGATGCGTTCGCCGCGCCGATCGCCGCGACGCTCGACGACATGGCCGCCATTCTCGAACGCGGCGGCTATCCGGTCGACGTGACGCTCGCGCTGCCGCCCGCCGACGCGCTGCCGCCGCTCGCGCGTATCGCCGCGACCGATCTCCATGCAGCGATCACGCGCTTCGCGGAGCCGGGTGCGACGGTCCCGCCGGCCGATGCAGCGACGGAGGCTTCGGCAAGCGCGGCGCCCGCTGCCCCTGCCGCCCCGCCCGAAGCACCCACCGCAGCGCCGGCACCGGCCCCAAGCGGCGGCTTCTTCCTGCCCGACGCGCGCACCAATCCCGACCACATCCGTTATGCGCTGAAGACGACCGCCGCGGCGATCTTCTGCTACCTGCTGTACTCGCAGCTCGACTGGTCGGGCATCCATACGTGCGTCGTCACCTGCTACATCGTGTCGCTTGGCTCGACGGCCGAAACGGTCGAGAAGCTCACGCTGCGGATCTTCGGCTGCATGGTCGGCGCACTGCTCGGCACCGCCGCGCTCGTGTTCGTCGTGCCGGCGCTGTCGTCGGTCGGCCACTTGATGGCGCTGGTGTTCGCCGGCGCGTGGCTGTCCGCGTGGATCGCATTCGGCTCGCCGCGCATCGCGTATGCGGGCTTCCAGATCGCGTTCGCGTTTTTCCTGTGCGTGATCCAGGGCGCCGGCCCCGGCTTCGACCTGACGATCGCGCGCGACCGCACGATCGGCATCCTGCTCGGCAACGTCGTCGTGTATCTCGTGTTCACACGCATCTGGCCCGTCAGCATCGGCAAGCAGATCGACGTTGCGTTCGCCGCGCTGCTCGACCAGTGGCGACGCATCGCGCAGATCGCGCAACCGGCGGAACGGCGCGCGCTCGCAGCCGAAGCGTTCGCGCGCCACGGTGCGATCGCGCAGGAACTCAGCCTCGTCCATTACGAACCGTCGTGGGTGCGGCCGGCCGCGACGTGGCTCGCCACGCGACGGCGCGCGCTCGCGGAACTCGGTGCGATCGAAGGCCCGCTGTTCCTGCTCGCCGAACGCAAGCCCGGCGACACCGCGATCGGCGCGCAACTCGCACGCGTAACCGAGCCGCGCGACGACGAAGCCACGCCTCCGCCGAACCCGGCGCCATCGGCCCCGCCGCCGCGCGCCGCACCCACCGACCCCGCACGCGACGCGCTGCTGAACCTGATCGACTCGCGGCTCGCGCAGATCGCCGACGCCGCCCGTCAAGCCACACCGAAGGAGCCTGCCCCCCATGCGTCGACCTGA
- the mdtN gene encoding multidrug transporter subunit MdtN, producing MKAAGLPRPSVKGRVIALAIVALGIAALVYAYYRTTAYPSTDDASIDADVVHVASPVGGRIVQLAVHENQRVAKGDLLYVIDPVPYRLTVAQAQADVELARASLDTRRRSLIGERSNAAVAAEQVKRATQNADLATRDVNRLAPLAAQGYVSAQQFDQAKVRQRDASVSLAQAQEQQRASAQTIGDEADAIATLHAREAALARAQHALDDTVVRAPHDGLVTGLTVLAGETLAPNQSIFTLIDAREWFAVGNFRETALSRIAVGDCATVYSMIDRGRPLTGKVVGIGAGIADSARINLPRSLPIVQNSVNWVHVAQRFPVRVKLDEPDAKLVRVGASAIVEVRHGTACR from the coding sequence ATGAAGGCCGCCGGACTCCCCCGCCCCTCCGTGAAAGGCCGCGTGATCGCGCTCGCGATCGTCGCGCTCGGCATCGCCGCGCTCGTGTATGCGTACTACCGCACGACGGCCTATCCGTCCACCGACGACGCGTCGATCGACGCGGACGTCGTGCACGTCGCGTCGCCCGTCGGCGGCCGCATCGTGCAGCTCGCGGTGCACGAGAACCAGCGCGTCGCGAAGGGCGACCTGCTGTACGTAATCGATCCCGTGCCGTACCGCCTGACGGTCGCGCAGGCGCAGGCCGACGTCGAACTCGCGCGCGCGTCGCTCGACACGCGCCGCCGGTCGCTGATCGGCGAGCGTTCGAACGCGGCGGTCGCCGCCGAGCAGGTCAAACGCGCGACGCAGAACGCCGACCTCGCGACACGCGACGTGAACCGGCTCGCGCCGCTCGCCGCGCAGGGTTATGTCAGTGCGCAGCAGTTCGACCAGGCGAAGGTCCGCCAGCGCGACGCATCCGTCTCGCTCGCGCAGGCGCAGGAGCAGCAGCGCGCATCCGCACAGACGATCGGGGACGAAGCCGACGCGATCGCGACGCTGCATGCGCGCGAAGCCGCGCTCGCCCGCGCGCAGCATGCGCTCGACGATACGGTCGTGCGTGCGCCGCACGACGGGCTCGTGACGGGTCTCACCGTCCTCGCCGGCGAAACCCTTGCACCGAACCAGTCGATCTTCACGTTGATCGACGCGCGCGAATGGTTCGCCGTCGGCAATTTCCGCGAGACGGCATTGAGCCGCATCGCGGTCGGCGATTGCGCGACCGTCTATTCGATGATCGACCGCGGCCGCCCGCTGACGGGCAAGGTCGTCGGCATCGGCGCCGGCATCGCGGACAGCGCGCGCATCAACCTGCCGCGCTCGCTGCCGATCGTGCAGAACTCGGTGAACTGGGTGCACGTCGCGCAGCGCTTCCCGGTGCGCGTGAAGCTCGACGAACCCGATGCGAAGCTCGTGCGCGTCGGCGCCAGCGCGATCGTCGAGGTCCGGCATGGCACTGCCTGCCGCTGA
- a CDS encoding LysR substrate-binding domain-containing protein: MRFDLVDLKLFTHIAEANSLTRGAERAHLSVPAASMRIKNLEEQVGVKLLSRTSQGVTLTAPGETLLAHARHVLRQLEQLTGDLQEYASGVKGHVRVFANTTAMSEFLPGVLRRYLVSHPDVTIDMQERLSPDIVRAVQEGVVDIGIVAGDVRTDGLQAMPYRRDRLVLVTALGHPLAELASTPFVATLDHDFIGLTEASAIHNFLKRAAADMQRTLRWRIQVSNFEAACRMIEANVGVGVLPEGTARRHAKTMALRLVALEDDWAERQLQICVANLDALPRFARDLVDLLVADALVQPD; the protein is encoded by the coding sequence ATGCGCTTCGATCTCGTCGACCTCAAACTCTTCACGCATATCGCGGAGGCGAACAGCCTGACGCGCGGCGCCGAACGCGCGCACCTGTCGGTGCCGGCAGCCAGCATGCGCATCAAGAATCTCGAGGAGCAGGTCGGCGTGAAACTGCTGAGCCGCACGAGTCAGGGCGTCACGTTGACCGCGCCGGGCGAGACGCTGCTCGCGCATGCGCGCCACGTGCTGCGCCAGCTCGAGCAATTGACGGGCGACCTGCAGGAATATGCGTCGGGCGTGAAAGGCCACGTGCGCGTGTTCGCGAACACTACCGCGATGAGCGAATTCCTGCCGGGCGTGCTGCGCCGCTATCTCGTCAGCCACCCCGACGTAACGATCGACATGCAGGAGCGGCTGAGCCCCGACATCGTGCGCGCGGTGCAGGAAGGCGTGGTCGACATCGGCATCGTCGCCGGCGACGTGCGCACCGACGGGCTGCAGGCGATGCCGTACCGGCGTGACCGCCTCGTGCTCGTGACGGCGCTCGGGCACCCGCTCGCCGAACTGGCTTCGACACCGTTCGTCGCGACGCTCGACCACGACTTCATCGGCCTGACCGAAGCGAGCGCGATCCACAACTTCCTGAAGCGCGCGGCCGCCGACATGCAGCGCACGTTGCGCTGGCGCATCCAGGTCAGCAACTTCGAGGCAGCGTGCCGGATGATCGAGGCGAACGTCGGTGTCGGCGTGCTGCCGGAAGGCACCGCACGCCGACATGCGAAGACGATGGCGCTGCGCCTCGTCGCGCTCGAGGACGACTGGGCCGAGCGCCAGTTGCAGATCTGCGTCGCCAATCTCGATGCACTGCCGCGCTTCGCGCGCGATCTCGTCGACCTGCTCGTCGCGGACGCACTCGTCCAGCCGGACTGA
- a CDS encoding metallophosphoesterase has product MRSFFVRFIAIGVLFHLYVGMRIIPDAFASPVARTIAALVLASFVVLIPVGMFSRRFDEGWAATLVGWAGSLVMGFFSSLLVLTFLREFVLLGVVAWRHLGHDGAWSGAATDTALGVLAAAVLVTAIGFVGARRTAAVKRVSIPVAGLPAALDGLTIVQLSDIHVGPTIKRPYIERIVRAVNALDADLVVVTGDVVDGSVKRLRDHTAPLGRMRSRHGSFLVTGNHEYYAGAHAWIDEFRRIGLTVLLNEHVLIEHDGARAVLAGVTDFTAGGFDPAHRSDPAQALAGAPRDVGTKILLAHQPRSAEAANRAGYTLQLSGHTHGGQFLPWPPFVRMQQPVIGGLNRFGDMWLYTSRGTGYWGPPNRFGVPSEITLIRLTR; this is encoded by the coding sequence ATGCGAAGTTTCTTTGTCCGGTTCATTGCAATCGGCGTGCTGTTCCATCTGTACGTCGGGATGCGGATCATTCCCGATGCGTTCGCGTCGCCGGTCGCGCGCACGATCGCGGCGCTCGTGCTGGCGAGCTTCGTCGTGCTGATTCCGGTCGGCATGTTCTCGCGCCGCTTCGACGAAGGCTGGGCCGCGACGCTGGTCGGCTGGGCCGGTTCGCTCGTGATGGGTTTCTTTTCGTCGCTGCTTGTGCTGACGTTCCTGCGCGAATTCGTGCTGCTCGGCGTGGTCGCGTGGCGGCATCTCGGCCACGACGGCGCGTGGAGCGGGGCGGCGACCGACACGGCGCTCGGCGTGCTGGCGGCCGCGGTGCTCGTGACCGCGATCGGGTTCGTCGGCGCGCGCCGCACGGCGGCGGTCAAGCGCGTGTCGATTCCGGTGGCGGGGCTGCCGGCGGCGCTCGACGGGCTGACGATCGTGCAGCTGTCCGACATTCACGTCGGGCCGACGATCAAGCGGCCGTATATCGAACGGATCGTGCGTGCGGTCAATGCGCTCGACGCCGACCTGGTGGTCGTGACGGGCGACGTGGTGGACGGTTCGGTCAAGCGCCTGCGCGACCACACGGCGCCGCTCGGCCGGATGCGGTCGCGGCACGGCAGCTTCCTCGTGACCGGCAACCACGAGTACTACGCGGGTGCGCATGCGTGGATCGACGAATTCCGCCGCATCGGGCTGACGGTGCTGCTGAACGAGCACGTGCTGATCGAACACGATGGCGCACGCGCGGTGCTCGCGGGTGTGACCGATTTCACGGCCGGCGGGTTCGATCCCGCGCATCGCAGCGATCCCGCGCAGGCGCTGGCGGGCGCGCCGCGCGACGTCGGCACGAAGATCCTGCTGGCGCACCAGCCGCGCAGCGCGGAAGCGGCGAACCGCGCGGGTTACACCCTGCAGTTGTCGGGTCACACGCACGGCGGCCAGTTCTTGCCGTGGCCGCCGTTCGTGCGGATGCAGCAGCCGGTGATCGGCGGGCTGAACCGCTTCGGCGACATGTGGCTCTATACGAGCCGCGGCACCGGATACTGGGGGCCGCCGAACCGCTTCGGCGTGCCGTCCGAGATCACGCTGATCCGGCTGACGCGCTAG
- a CDS encoding malonic semialdehyde reductase, protein MTTLSDSALDQLFLTARTHNAWQDKPVDDALLHRLIDLTKFGPTSANSSPARFVFVKSPEAKARLKPALSEGNLAKTMAAPVTVIVGMDYAFYEHLPRLFPHADARSWFAGNDALIQATTFRNASLQGAYLILAARALGLDAGPMSGFDGAKVDAEFFAGTTIKSNFLVNLGYGDPAGLFPRSPRFDFDDIARIE, encoded by the coding sequence ATGACGACGCTCTCCGATTCCGCCCTCGATCAACTGTTTCTCACTGCCCGCACGCACAACGCGTGGCAGGACAAACCCGTCGACGACGCGCTGCTGCACCGGCTGATCGACCTGACGAAATTTGGCCCGACGTCGGCGAACTCGAGCCCCGCACGCTTCGTGTTCGTCAAGTCGCCCGAAGCGAAGGCGCGCCTGAAACCCGCGCTGTCCGAAGGCAACCTCGCGAAAACGATGGCCGCGCCCGTCACCGTGATCGTCGGGATGGATTACGCGTTCTACGAGCACCTGCCGCGCCTGTTCCCGCATGCCGACGCACGCAGCTGGTTCGCCGGCAACGATGCGCTGATCCAGGCCACCACGTTCCGCAACGCGTCGCTGCAGGGCGCGTACCTGATCCTGGCCGCCCGCGCGCTCGGCCTCGACGCGGGCCCGATGTCGGGCTTCGACGGCGCGAAGGTCGATGCCGAATTCTTCGCGGGCACCACGATCAAGAGCAACTTCCTCGTGAATCTCGGCTACGGCGATCCGGCCGGCCTGTTCCCGCGCAGCCCGCGCTTCGATTTCGACGATATCGCACGCATCGAATAA
- a CDS encoding alpha-ketoglutarate-dependent dioxygenase AlkB family protein has protein sequence MHRSLRFSPVPSDMSTPDLFADTPAPDVDWYPDWLAQPDADRTLAALIGEVAWRQDTIRTPRGRIPLPRLTAWQGEPDAVYVYSGIRNVPAPWTPAVLDLKRAVEATCGARFNSVLLNRYRNGLDSLGWHADNEPELGEAPVIASVSLGAMRVFDLRHRASGVTHAYRLVHGSLLVMRGRTQAEWQHRVPKAPGVQGERVNLTFRRVMSAG, from the coding sequence ATGCATCGTTCGCTCCGCTTTTCGCCCGTTCCTTCCGACATGTCGACGCCCGATCTCTTCGCTGACACGCCCGCGCCCGACGTGGACTGGTACCCGGACTGGCTTGCACAGCCCGATGCCGATCGCACGCTTGCCGCGCTGATCGGCGAGGTCGCGTGGCGGCAGGATACGATCCGAACGCCGCGTGGCCGCATTCCGTTGCCGAGGCTCACCGCGTGGCAGGGCGAGCCGGATGCCGTGTACGTGTATTCGGGGATCCGCAACGTGCCCGCGCCGTGGACGCCGGCCGTGCTCGACCTGAAGCGGGCGGTCGAGGCGACGTGCGGCGCGCGCTTCAACAGCGTGCTGCTCAATCGCTACCGCAACGGGCTGGACAGCCTCGGCTGGCACGCGGACAACGAGCCGGAGCTCGGCGAGGCGCCGGTGATCGCGTCGGTGAGCCTCGGTGCGATGCGCGTGTTCGATCTGCGTCATCGCGCGAGCGGCGTCACGCATGCGTACCGCCTCGTGCACGGCAGCCTGCTCGTGATGCGCGGGCGCACGCAGGCGGAATGGCAGCACCGCGTGCCGAAGGCGCCGGGCGTGCAGGGCGAGCGCGTCAACCTGACGTTCCGGCGCGTCATGTCCGCCGGATAG
- the gspI gene encoding type II secretion system minor pseudopilin GspI, whose product MCDDRTDYHRHARGGSRAARTLQRGFTLIEVLIALAIVAVALGAVMRAIGALASDTDMARMRLLALWSADNALGEIRIASAWPSVGSNTFACPQGRYRFVCRQSVAALPSPLVRRVTVSVYPSASSRNVLAEVVTVIQNEARH is encoded by the coding sequence ATGTGCGACGACAGAACGGACTACCACCGCCATGCGCGCGGTGGATCGCGCGCGGCGCGTACGCTTCAACGGGGATTCACGCTGATCGAGGTGCTGATCGCGCTGGCGATCGTGGCCGTGGCGCTCGGCGCCGTGATGCGCGCGATCGGCGCGCTCGCGTCGGATACCGACATGGCGCGCATGCGCCTGCTCGCGCTCTGGAGCGCCGACAACGCGCTCGGCGAAATCCGCATTGCATCGGCGTGGCCGTCCGTCGGCTCGAACACGTTTGCGTGCCCGCAAGGCCGCTACCGGTTCGTGTGCCGTCAGTCGGTGGCCGCGTTGCCGAGCCCGCTGGTGCGGCGCGTGACGGTCAGCGTGTATCCGTCCGCGTCGAGCCGCAACGTGCTCGCCGAAGTCGTCACGGTGATCCAGAATGAAGCGCGCCATTGA
- a CDS encoding PulJ/GspJ family protein, which produces MKRAIEPRAAARARGFTLIEMLVAIALLAVIALLSWRGLDATIRGRDDIASNLAQTRLLGRYFSQLQFDLTNLVTADEVFGPPLRIRPNELVMVRRLGVGSGPAHMQVVRYQLKGRELVRSASQPLASLADVEDALQHMDAFARVVVSNDARTMQLSVWIPPGGWTTSQTVIEQSYAQFLAQHGVSNITSLGMPLPRGVRFAVTMGAPAVEYVRTIPIGQ; this is translated from the coding sequence ATGAAGCGCGCCATTGAACCGCGCGCGGCGGCGCGTGCCCGCGGCTTCACGCTGATCGAGATGCTGGTCGCGATCGCGCTGCTCGCCGTGATCGCGCTGCTGTCGTGGCGCGGTCTCGATGCAACGATCCGCGGCCGCGACGATATCGCGTCGAATCTGGCGCAAACGCGTCTGCTCGGCCGCTATTTCTCCCAGTTGCAATTCGACCTGACGAACCTCGTGACGGCCGACGAAGTGTTCGGGCCGCCGCTGCGTATTCGCCCGAATGAACTCGTGATGGTGCGTCGTCTCGGCGTCGGCAGCGGGCCGGCGCACATGCAGGTCGTGCGCTACCAGCTCAAGGGGCGCGAACTCGTGCGCAGCGCGTCGCAGCCGCTTGCGTCGCTGGCCGACGTGGAGGACGCGCTGCAACACATGGACGCGTTCGCGCGCGTGGTGGTCAGCAATGATGCGCGGACGATGCAGCTTTCGGTGTGGATTCCGCCGGGGGGATGGACGACGAGCCAGACCGTCATCGAACAGTCCTACGCGCAGTTTCTCGCGCAGCACGGCGTCAGCAACATCACGTCGCTCGGCATGCCGCTGCCGCGCGGCGTGCGCTTCGCGGTCACGATGGGCGCGCCGGCCGTCGAATACGTGCGGACGATCCCGATCGGCCAGTGA